The genomic stretch AGTATCGGCATGATGGCTGACGGCATTATGGGGGCTCAGATACCGGTGGTATCAGGTGACGCTGCGCCTTCTGCACCGTTAGCGCCAGCTCCGCGTAATCCGTTCAGCGGCTGATTTTTCCTAAAAAGGAGTGGCTGTATGTATCAACACAGAGACTGGCACGGTGCGTTACTGGATTTCCCGGTGAACAAAGTGGTGTGTGTGGGCAATAACTACGCTGATCACATCAAAGAAATGGGCAGTCAGGTGTCCGCCGAGCCGGTGGTGTTTATCAAACCGGAAACGGCGTTGTGTGATATTCGCCAGCCACTCGCTATTCCGAAAGATCTGGGTGCGGTACATCACGAAATTGAGCTGGCGGTGCTAATCGGCACGCCGCTCAAACAGGCTACGGAAGATCGCGTTGCCAATGCCATTGCCGGTTATGCAATCGCGCTGGATTTAACGCTGCGTGATTTGCAGACGAAATTTAAAGCGGCAGGGCAGCCGTGGGAAAAAGCCAAAGGCTTCGACGGCTCCTGCCCGATCAGTGGATTTATTCCGGTCAGTGAATTTGGTGATGCGCAGCAGGCTGATTTGCGTCTTTTGGTGAACGGTGAAACGCGGCAGGAAGGCAATACCCATAACATGCTGACGCCGCTGTTGCCGCTGATTGCCTATATGAGCCGTTATTTTACCCTGCGCGCGGGCGATATCATTCTGACCGGCACACCGCAAGGCGTCGGGCCGCTGAAAGCAGGCGATGAAATTGTGGCTACACTTAATGGCAAGTCTGTTTCAACGCGCGTGATCTGAAATAAATCCTCTCTCCGCCGGAGCAGCTTTCCGGCGGCTTTACTTGCATCTGCAGGCTAAAGCGTCTATATAAGCACCCTCATTTTATTTATACCGGATGCACATTATGACTGAACCCGCTTTTTGGCAGCAAAAAACGTTGTCTGAAATGACTGACGAAGAATGGGAAGCATTGTGCGACGGTTGCGGACAATGCTGCTTACACAAGCTGATTGATGAAGATACCGAAGAAATTTACTTCACCAACGTTGCCTGTAACCAGCTCAATATCAAATCCTGTCAGTGCCGTAATTACGAGCGTCGTTTCACGCTTGAAGAAGATTGCATCAAGCTGACACGCGAAAATCTGACCACCTTTGACTGGCTGCCGCCGACGTGCGCGTATCGCCTGATTGGTGAAGGCCGTCCGTTGCTGCCGTGGCATCCGCTGCTGAATAAAGCGTCCAAATCGGCGATGCATACCGCACAAATCTCCGTTCGATATATCGCGGTTCGCGAAGACGACGTGGAAGACTGGCAGGATCACATCATGAATAAGCCAAGCTGGGCGAGATAACTACTTGAAGTGAATGAAGATTTTCATCACTGAGATATGGCTCGGGGCATATACGGGACACTAGCCGTAAATCCTGAGTTTAAAATGTCCATTTGGTTGCCGTCGTTTTCACTCATCCATTTACCGTAAACGCTATACACCATCTGTGAAGATGTGTGCCCCATCTGATTGGCTACGAAGTTTGGATTAGCTCCGGCACTTAATGCCCAGCAGGCAAATGTGTGCCGCGTTTCGTATGCCTTTCGGTGGCGAATGCCAGCCTTTTTTAAAGCGAAGTTCCAAGTACCGCTAAAGACTCCTGGAGAGTACCAGTCCCCACCTTTACCGTTGCGGGATGAAAGACGAGGTGAGAAAACAAATGTGCAGTCATCTTTTCGAATTCTGCCAAATTCGCGAAGGTGAACATCAACACTTATTGCCTTTCCCATCCTTGTTAAGGCCATTTGCTCCTTCAATGCCTCGATAGCCGAATTCGTGAGTTTAATGGTGCGATTCCCGCTTTCGGTTTTCGGAGGCGTGAAATGGTTTATCACAGCCATGTTCCGTCTGATTGTGATCGTCCATTCTTTCAGGTCGATATCCTCCCAAGCCAGAGCGCATAATTCTCCATGCCGCATTCCAGTGCTAATAGCCAATCTCCATATGTTCTTCACCTGAAGAGAGGGAGCTACCTCCATCAGTCGTGTGTACTCTTCTCTGGTTAATGGGTCAGGGTCGGATTTGCTTTTCTTCAACGGCGTTATGTTAGAGAAAGGCGATCTGTCGATGTACCCATTGGCTACTGCAAACTCCATCATCCCGGCGAAGCATGAAAGGTACACGTTCACTGTCCTTACCGAACGTCCCTTCTTCAGTTGGCGCGACTTCTGATGGATTCCGGCTATCTGAAAACCAGTCAATAACTCCTTCCGCAGCCCAAGGATCATTTCATTGGTAATAGATGAAACGAGCCTTTCCTCTCCTATAATTCCCGAACAGATTTTAATGTAAGACCTGTATCTGGTAATGCCATTTCTGGTTATTTCCATCTCTTTCAGAGCGAGCCATTTATCAGCAAGCTGCGAAACAGTCACATTTACCTGAGCCACCCCAAACTTATGCAACTGGGATGACCCTGGGAACTGTGATGCATAGTTGAACGTTCCTGTTTTTATGGCATAGCGAACGGATTCCCTTAATTCGCCAGCCATGCGCCGGTTCTTTGCCGTATCAGGAACGCCGAGGGTCTCCCTGACCCTTTGCCCCTGATAGAGAAACCACACACGAAGCAATCCGCAGTGGTTTTCTACCCCAGTGGGATAATCAGCCATTCTCATTTCCTCATTGTTGATAGGAGGGAGTATTTAAGCAGAAATCTTCCTGCGGATCGCTGGGCGTTGTCTTTCAACCCAGTTGTCGATTTCCTGACGGTTATACATTATTGGGCTGTTTTGCTTTGGGTTCAGGTCGGGAGCAACGTGTCGGTACTCTCGGCCTTCCATCCACGAACTTCGTCTTGCGTGTTGGATCATGTGCTTAGTCATGCCGGTTAGAGACATCAGCAAATCTTCCGAGACCCATTTGCTCGGGTTCATGTGAATAACATTGTCCATGCTTACCTCTGCTATTTACCCTCAGCCACCCGATGAACCCAAACGCAAAGCCACAGCCACACCTCATGACCTGATGGGCATAGTGGCTTAGCTTGGTTGGCGTATTTATCGAGCAACTGACGGAGAGTGTGGTGGTTGTCTTTACTGCGGAGTTCGGTGAGGAGTTTCTTTGCGATGCTTCTGACTGCGTTGTCGGCCTCTTCTGGCGTCATGGGCTACCCCAGTTTTACACCTGGTATTTTCCCTGACGCGATGGCGTCGTAGATATCACGAGCATCATCTTGTGTAGAGGTGCCTTCGTTCAAAATTGAAACCATCTTCGCTACAGCCTTATCCCTTGCCACATCTTGAGAAGAGCGGATAGGAATGAACTCAGCCTTATGGCTTGGCGTGATGCCGTAGTAATCTTCACCACTAGGTTTGAAAACCACCTTCCCTTCATCGTGCCCGATAATTTTCACTTCGCCCCAAGAGGTGTCATTTCCACGGTATTCACAAATGCATCCAGCCGGCGGCAAGCCTTTGCCATCCCAAGCCTGCTCGGTGATAGGTCGTCTCTCTGCAATAAGAGTTAGATGGGTGAAATCATTATTACCGTCATCAAAGGTGAAATCATGTTTGGTAGTTATCCCTTGAACTCGACAACCCACAGAATGTCCCTCAGAGAAAAATAGGTCGCCACTTGTATTTCGTTCTTTGAAAGTCGCCCACTCCGGAGCCAGATCAAAATCCTTCTCACTGCCTTTGATAATTTCGTATTTCATGCTGCATCTCCAAATTCAAACACGCGTGATTTGTTCTTGCTCTTGGCCTTCTTCACCGGCTTAGCCTTTGCCACCACCTGCTTGCACTCAGGCATCACAGATGAAACACCGCGCCGGACTCTTGCCCGTGCGTTCATGTTGAATATGTGCCGGGCAGTCCAGTCGCATCCATCGTCAACATAGTCAGGGCGGGTGTTGATTCTCATGTCGTCTTCAAACATTTATGCGGCCTCTGAAATATTGATTGGTTCGCGGTGGCAAGATGCTGAGAAACTGCCAGCCTTCGTTAATTTCACGTGACCAGAGAATCCAGGTGTTTGGTATCCCCAGACATCTCCATCCTCATCCTTTCTCTTTGCTATGAAGTCCTGAGCAAACGACATGGCAACGCGAGCGCATTCCGTGTCAGGCGCATTGATTAAAATTCGCATAGGGATACCTCTGAATTTTTGTCGTAAAAAAACCGCTCTAGGCGGCTGGTTAATTCATGGATTTGTGTAGCATTGGGCTGTCTGTCGTCGCTTCCCGAAGCTGTCTGATATCAGTCGTGCGTGGGAAGGATTCGCCATCCCACAATATGATTGCTTCAGTTAAAAGGTCATCAATGTGGACGATATCAATAACTGTGCCCACGGCTTTACCTGACTTCATTGTTACCAATGAGCCGTTTGTGATTGGCATGTGGATACCTCATGTTGCAGGCGTAAAAAAACCGCGTTAAGCGGCTATTGTTTTCGGCGTGGCTTCCAGTTTCTCTCGCCTTCTCATGCAGGCGACGCAGTTCTCGTCATGCTGGTGAAACTCGTCAACCCGTGCGCCGGTGAACATCCATTTACCGCACAGGCTGGTCATGCTTTCAGAGTCAAAATAATGAGCTTTCTTCGCCAGATATGGGAATCCCCATCCTTTCTCTAAGTCAGCCATATCACTCACCATCCTTTGCTTTGATGTTTCTGGATTCAATCCACGCCACAGCAACGGCCTGCAACACAGCGTTGTTCATCGGAATCTCTGCCATAGAAAATCCGAAATATCGCTCCACCCATCCTGTGAAATTCTTATCCAAGAAAGCCTCGGCAATCATTTCGCTGTCGCTCATCACTCACCATCCTTCACGATGCCGCCAGCGGCCTCGATTGCAGCGATAACCTCAGGTGCAGACATAAACCTGTAGGCACAGCCGCATACATAGTGCGACCTCGGCAACACGACCGGCTTTTGCGGGGCGGTGAATAGCTCGTAAACATCATCCTTTAGCGCGTGGCCAGCTTTCGTTAGTGTGACGGCGAAAAGGTTACCGTCTGCTCTGCCGTGCTGGATATCCATTACTGCCACCGGCACCTGATCGCCTTTTAGCGCTGCGAGTTCTGCCGTGATTTTGTCGAATTCGTTACGTGCTGCTGACCCCTGTTTTAGCGATGTATTGCGCTCAGCCACCGCATCATCAGCCCGCTGGCGTTCTGCTTCGAGCTGGTCGAGTAGGGCGAGAATAGCTACTGGATTTGCCAAAGTAAGGAACTCAGCCAGATGCTCATCATCTCCATCTTCATCGGACCAATTAGAAACTGACACTTCAATGAAAGGGCAAAGATCGCCCTCATGGTCGAACGTTCCAACGCCAACAAAGCCAGTATCTTCGTTTGTTTCGCAACCCCAGCGTTGTTTATAGCCGTGAGCGATAAGCGCGGCCGCGTCACGCAGCGCCTTGATATCTGTTGTGTCAGTCATACAACCTCCTTGTTGCGCTGGTTGCTCGATTTGGCAAGAGCCTCAGCAGTCCAAGTGCGCTCTACATCTTCCTGTCGAGCTTGGCATTCAACG from Rahnella sikkimica encodes the following:
- a CDS encoding excisionase family protein, whose amino-acid sequence is MDNVIHMNPSKWVSEDLLMSLTGMTKHMIQHARRSSWMEGREYRHVAPDLNPKQNSPIMYNRQEIDNWVERQRPAIRRKISA
- a CDS encoding site-specific integrase, which gives rise to MADYPTGVENHCGLLRVWFLYQGQRVRETLGVPDTAKNRRMAGELRESVRYAIKTGTFNYASQFPGSSQLHKFGVAQVNVTVSQLADKWLALKEMEITRNGITRYRSYIKICSGIIGEERLVSSITNEMILGLRKELLTGFQIAGIHQKSRQLKKGRSVRTVNVYLSCFAGMMEFAVANGYIDRSPFSNITPLKKSKSDPDPLTREEYTRLMEVAPSLQVKNIWRLAISTGMRHGELCALAWEDIDLKEWTITIRRNMAVINHFTPPKTESGNRTIKLTNSAIEALKEQMALTRMGKAISVDVHLREFGRIRKDDCTFVFSPRLSSRNGKGGDWYSPGVFSGTWNFALKKAGIRHRKAYETRHTFACWALSAGANPNFVANQMGHTSSQMVYSVYGKWMSENDGNQMDILNSGFTASVPYMPRAISQ
- a CDS encoding YcgN family cysteine cluster protein, whose product is MTEPAFWQQKTLSEMTDEEWEALCDGCGQCCLHKLIDEDTEEIYFTNVACNQLNIKSCQCRNYERRFTLEEDCIKLTRENLTTFDWLPPTCAYRLIGEGRPLLPWHPLLNKASKSAMHTAQISVRYIAVREDDVEDWQDHIMNKPSWAR
- a CDS encoding fumarylacetoacetate hydrolase family protein yields the protein MYQHRDWHGALLDFPVNKVVCVGNNYADHIKEMGSQVSAEPVVFIKPETALCDIRQPLAIPKDLGAVHHEIELAVLIGTPLKQATEDRVANAIAGYAIALDLTLRDLQTKFKAAGQPWEKAKGFDGSCPISGFIPVSEFGDAQQADLRLLVNGETRQEGNTHNMLTPLLPLIAYMSRYFTLRAGDIILTGTPQGVGPLKAGDEIVATLNGKSVSTRVI